A portion of the Cervus elaphus chromosome X, mCerEla1.1, whole genome shotgun sequence genome contains these proteins:
- the TMSB15B gene encoding thymosin beta-15B isoform X1, with protein sequence MLPWQVRGWSPRSGHPLRLLFIKMSDKPDLSEVEKFDRSKLKKTNTKEKNTLPSKETIQQEKECAQTS encoded by the exons ATGCTCCCTTGGCAGGTCCGAGGCTGGAGCCCCAGGAGTGGTCATCCACTGCGGCT tcttttcatcAAGATGAGTGATAAGCCAGACTTGTCTGAAGTGGAGAAGTTTGACAGGTCCAAACTGAAGAAAActaatactaaagaaaaaaacactctTCCCTCAAAGGAAA CTATCCAGCAGGAGAAAGAGTGTGCTCAAACATCATAA
- the TMSB15B gene encoding thymosin beta-15B isoform X2 yields the protein MSDKPDLSEVEKFDRSKLKKTNTKEKNTLPSKETIQQEKECAQTS from the exons ATGAGTGATAAGCCAGACTTGTCTGAAGTGGAGAAGTTTGACAGGTCCAAACTGAAGAAAActaatactaaagaaaaaaacactctTCCCTCAAAGGAAA CTATCCAGCAGGAGAAAGAGTGTGCTCAAACATCATAA